From Rhinolophus sinicus isolate RSC01 linkage group LG15, ASM3656204v1, whole genome shotgun sequence, the proteins below share one genomic window:
- the CHD3 gene encoding chromodomain-helicase-DNA-binding protein 3 isoform X8, whose protein sequence is MASPLRDEEEEEEEMVVSEEEEEEEEEGDEEEEEVEAADEDYEEDDDEGVLGRRPGHDRGRDRHSPPGCHLFPPPPPPPPLPPPPPPPPPPPDKDDIRLLPSALGVKKRKRGPKKQKENKPGKPRKRKKLDSEEEFGSERDEYREKSESGGSEYGTGPGRKRRRKHREKKEKKTKRRKKGEGDGGQKQVEQKSSATLLLTWGLEDVEHVYSEEDYHTLTNYKAFSQFMRPLIAKKNPKIPMSKMMTILGAKWREFSANNPFKGSAAAVAAAAAAAAAAVAEQVSAAVSPATPIAPPGPPTLPTPPATDIQPPPIRRAKTKEGKGPGHKRRSKSPRVPDGRKKLRGKKMAPLKIKLGLLAGKRKKGGSYVFQSDEGPEAEAEESDLDSGSVHSASGRPDGPIRTKKLKRGRPGRKKKKVLGCPAVAGEEEVDGYETDHQDYCEVCQQGGEIILCDTCPRAYHLVCLDPELDRAPEGKWSCPHCEKEGVQWEAKEEEEEYEEEGEEEGEKEEEDDHMEYCRVCKDGGELLCCDACISSYHIHCLNPPLPDIPNGEWLCPRCTCPVLKGRVQKILHWRWGEPPVAMPAPPQADGNPDAPPPRPLQGRSEREFFVKWVGLSYWHCSWAKELQLEIFHLVMYRNYQRKNDMDEPPPLDYGSGEDDGKSDKRKVKDPHYAEMEEKYYRFGIKPEWMTVHRIINHSVDKKGNYHYLVKWRDLPYDQSTWEEDEMNIPEYEDHKQSYWRHRELIMGEDPAQPRKYKKKKKELQGDGPPSSPTNDPTVKYETQPRFITATGGTLHMYQLEGLNWLRFSWAQGTDTILADEMGLGKTIQTIVFLYSLYKEGHTKGPFLVSAPLSTIINWEREFQMWAPKFYVVTYTGDKDSRAIIRENEFSFEDNAIKGGKKAFKMKREAQVKFHVLLTSYELITIDQAALGSIRWACLVVDEAHRLKNNQSKFFRVLNGYKIDHKLLLTGTPLQNNLEELFHLLNFLTPERFNNLEGFLEEFADISKEDQIKKLHDLLGPHMLRRLKADVFKNMPAKTELIVRVELSPMQKKYYKYILTRNFEALNSRGGGNQVSLLNIMMDLKKCCNHPYLFPVAAMESPKLPSGAYEGGALIKASGKLMLLQKMLRKLKEQGHRVLIFSQMTKMLDLLEDFLDYEGYKYERIDGGITGALRQEAIDRFNAPGAQQFCFLLSTRAGGLGINLATADTVIIFDSDWNPHNDIQAFSRAHRIGQANKVMIYRFVTRASVEERITQVAKRKMMLTHLVVRPGLGSKAGSMSKQELDDILKFGTEELFKDENEGENKEEDSSVIHYDNEAIARLLDRNQDATEDTDVQNMNEYLSSFKVAQYVVREEDKIEEIEREIIKQEENVDPDYWEKLLRHHYEQQQEDLARNLGKGKRVRKQVNYNDAAQEDQDNQSEYSVGSEEEDEDFDERPEGRRQSKRQLRNEKDKPLPPLLARVGGNIEVLGFNTRQRKAFLNAVMRWGMPPQDAFTTQWLVRDLRGKTEKEFKAYVSLFMRHLCEPGADGSETFADGVPREGLSRQQVLTRIGVMSLVKKKVQEFEHINGRWSMPELMPDPSADSKRSSRASSPTKTSPTTPEASATNSPCTSKPATPAPSEKGDGMRTPLEKDEAENQEKPEKNSKTGEKIETEADNPSPALSFGERLEPRKIPLEDEVPGVPGEMEPEPGYRGDREKSEDVKGDRELRPGPPRDEPRSNGRREEKAEKPRFMFNIADGGFTELHTLWQNEERAAISSGKLNEIWHRRHDYWLLAGIVLHGYARWQDIQNDAQFAIINEPFKTEANKGNFLEMKNKFLARRFKLLEQALVIEEQLRRAAYLNLSQEPAHPAMALHARFAEAECLAESHQHLSKESLAGNKPANAVLHKVLNQLEELLSDMKADVTRLPATLSRIPPIAARLQMSERSILSRLASKGTEPHPTPAFPPGPYATPPGYGAAFSAAPVGALAAAGANYSQMPAGSFITAATNGPPVLVKKEKEMVGALVSDGLDRKEPRAGEVICIDD, encoded by the exons ATGGCTTCCCCTCTGagggacgaggaggaggaggaggaggagatggtggtgtcggaggaggaagaagaggaggaagaagagggcgacgaggaggaggaggaggtggaggcgGCCGACGAGGACTATGAGGAGGACGACGACGAGGGAGTACTCGGGCGCCGGCCGGGCCACGACCGGGGCCGCGACCGCCACAGCCCCCCCGGCTGCCACCTcttcccgccgccgccgccgccgccgcctctgcccccgccgccgccgccgccgccccctccGCCAG ATAAGGATGACATTCGGCTGCTGCCTTCAGCATTGGGTGTGAAGAAGAGAAAACGAGGACCCAAGAAGCAGAAGGAGAACAAGCCAGGAAAACCCCGAAAACGCAAGAAGCTT gaCAGTGAGGAGGAATTTGGCTCTGAGCGAGATGAGTACCGGGAGAAGTCAGAGAGTGGAGGCAGTGAATATGGAACCGGACCAGGTCGGAAAAGGAGACGGAAGCATcgagaaaaaaaggagaagaagacaAAGCGGcggaaaaagggggagggagatggaggaCAAAAG CAGGTAGAACAGAAGTCATCGGCAACTCTGCTTCTGACCTGGGGCCTAGAGGACGTGGAGCATGTGTACTCTGAGGAGGATTACCACACACTCACCAACTACAAAGCCTTTAGCCAGTTCATGAG GCCCCTAATTGCTAAGAAGAATCCTAAGATCCCAATGTCTAAGATGATGACCATCCTTGGGGCCAAGTGGAGAGAGTTCAGCGCCAATAACCCCTTCAAGGGGTCGGCAGCTGCTGTCGCAGCAGCGGCTGCAGCAGCGGCTGCAGCTGTAGCTGAGCAGGTGTCAGCTGCTGTCTCACCGGCCACCCCCATAGCACCGCCCGGACCCCCCACCCTTCCAACGCCCCCTGCTACTGATATTCAGCCCCCACCCATCCGAAGAGCCAAAACCAAAGAGGGCAAAG GTCCAGGCCATAAGAGGCGGAGTAAGAGCCCCAGAGTACCTGATGGACGCAAGAAGCTTCGGGGAAAGAAGATGGCACCACTCAAAATCAAACTAGGGCTGCTGGCTGgcaagaggaagaagggaggctCA TATGTTTTTCAGAGTGATGAGGGCCCTGAAGCAGAGGCCGAGGAGTCAGATCTGGACAGTGGTAGTGTCCACAGTGCCTCAGGCCGGCCTGATGGCCCTATCCGAACCAAGAAACTAAAGAGAGGCCGgccaggaaggaaaaagaagaaag TCCTGGGCTGTCCTGCAGTGGCCGGGGAGGAGGAGGTTGATGGCTACGAGACGGATCACCAGGATTACTGTGAGGTGTGCCAGCAGGGTGGGGAAATTATTCTGTGCGACACCTGCCCTCGTGCCTACCACCTCGTCTGCCTTGATCCTGAGCTTGACCGGGCTCCTGAGGGCAAATGGAGTTGCCCCCACTGT GAGAAGGAGGGGGTACAATGGGAGgctaaggaggaggaggaagaatatgaagaggaaggagaggaagaaggggagaaggaggaagaagacgATCACATGGAATACTGCCGCGTGTGCAAGGATGGTGGGGAGCTCTTGTGCTGTGATGCTTGCATCTCCTCCTACCACATTCATTGTCTGAACCCACCCCTGCCTGACATCCCCAACGGTGAATGGCTGTGTCCCCGATGCACA TGTCCTGTGCTGAAAGGCCGTGTGCAGAAGATCCTGCATTGGCGATGGGGGGAGCCCCCAGTGGCAATGCCAGCCCCCCCACAGGCAGATGGGAATCCAGATGCCCCACCTCCTCGTCCTCTTCAAGGCAGATCAGAGCGAGAATTCTTTGTCAAGTGGGTAGGACTGTCATACTGGCACTGCTCCTGGGCCAAGGAGCTTCAG CTGGAAATCTTCCACTTGGTAATGTACCGAAACTACCAACGGAAGAATGACATGGATGAGCCCCCACCCCTGGACTATGGCTCTGGTGAGGACGATGGGAAGAGTGACAAGCGCAAGGTGAAAGATCCGCACTATGCCGAGATGGAGGAGAAGTACTATCGTTTTGGCATCAAACCAGAGTGGATGACCGTCCACCGTATTATCAACCACAG TGTGGATAAAAAGGGGAATTACCACTATCTAGTAAAATGGAGGGACTTGCCATATGACCAGTCCACCTGGGAGGAAGATGAAATGAACATCCCTGAATATGAAGACCATAAGCAAAGCTACTGGAGACACCG GGAACTAATTATGGGGGAGGACCCCGCCCAGCCCCGCAAgtataagaagaagaagaaggagctACAGGGTGATGGGCCTCCCAGTTCTCCTACTAATGAC CCTACAGTGAAATATGAGACTCAGCCACGGTTTATCACAGCCACTGGAGGCACACTGCACATGTATCAGCTGGAAGGGTTGAATTGGCTACGCTTCTCATGGGCCCAGGGCACTGACACCATTCTGGCTGATGAGATGGGGCTGGGCAAGACCATACAAACCATCGTCTTCCTCTACTCACTCTATAAGGAG GGCCACACAAAAGGTCCTTTCCTGGTGAGTGCCCCACTCTCTACCATCATTAACTGGGAGCGGGAGTTCCAGATGTGGGCACCCAAGTTCTATGTGGTGACGTACACGGGTGACAAGGACAGCCGGGCCATCATTCGTGAGAATGAGTTTTCCTTTGAAGACAACGCCATCAAAGGTGGCAAGAAAGCTTTTAAGATGAAG AGGGAGGCACAGGTGAAGTTCCACGTTCTCCTGACATCGTATGAGCTGATCACCATTGATCAGGCAGCACTTGGCTCCATCCGTTGGGCCTGCCTCGTGGTAGATGAGGCCCATCGGCTCAAAAACAACCAGTCCAAG tttttcaggGTCCTCAATGGCTACAAGATAGATCATAAGTTGCTGCTGACAGGGACTCCATTGCAAAATAATCTGGAGGAGCTCTTCCATCTGTTGAACTTCCTCACCCCAGAGAGATTTAA CAAcctggagggcttcctggaggagtttGCTGACATATCCAAAGAAGACCAGATTAAAAAACTGCATGATTTACTGGGGCCACATATGCTACGTAGGCTCAAGGCTGATGTCTTTAAGAACATGCCAGCCAAGACAGAGCTCATCGTTCGAGTGGAGCTAAGCCCCATGCAGAA GAAATACTACAAGTATATCCTGACTCGAAATTTTGAGGCCTTGAATTCCCGAGGCGGTGGGAACCAAGTGTCGCTGCTCAACATCATGATGGATCTTAAGAAGTGCTGCAACCATCCATACCTCTTTCCTGTGGCTGCTATG GAGTCCCCAAAACTCCCCAGTGGGGCCTATGAGGGTGGGGCACTTATTAAGGCATCTGGGAAGCTCATGCTGCTGCAGAAGATGCTACGGAAGCTGAAGGAGCAAGGACACAGAGTGCTCATCTTCTCACAG ATGACCAAGATGTTAGACTTGCTAGAGGACTTCTTAGACTATGAAGGCTACAAGTATGAGCGCATTGATGGTGGCATCACTGGTGCCCTGAGGCAGGAGGCCATCGATCGATTTAATG CTCCTGGggcccagcaattctgcttcctCCTGTCCACCCGAGCTGGGGGCTTGGGCATCAATCTGGCCACTGCTGACACTGTCATCATCTTCGATTCTGACTGGAACCCCCATAATGACATCCAG GCCTTTAGCCGTGCTCATCGGATCGGCCAGGCCAACAAAGTGATGATTTACCGGTTTGTGACTCGCGCATCAGTGGAAGAGCGAATCACACAAGTGGCCAAGAGAAAGATGATGCTGACACATCTGGTGGTACGGCCTGGGCTGGGCTCCAAAGCGGGCTCCATGTCTAAGCAGGAGCTGGATGACATCCTCAAATTTGGCACTGAGGAACTATTTAAGGATGAAAACGAGG GGGAGAATAAGGAAGAGGACAGCAGTGTGATTCATTATGACAATGAGGCCATTGCTCGGCTATTGGACCGGAACCAGGATGCAACTGAGGACACCGATGTGCAGAACATGAACGAATATCTCAGTTCTTTCAAGGTGGCCCAGTATGTGGTGCGGGAGGAAGACAAG ATTGAGGAGATCGAACGAGAGATCATCAAGCAGGAGGAGAACGTGGATCCTGACTACTGGGAGAAGCTGCTGAGGCATCACTATGAGCAACAGCAGGAAGACCTAGCCCGGAATCTTGGCAAGGGCAAGCGGGTTCGCAAGCAAGTTAACTACAATGATGCTGCTCAGGAGGACCAAG ACAACCAGTCAGAGTACTCAGTGGGATCAGAAGAGGAGGATGAAGACTTTGATGAACGTCCTGAAG GGCGTCGACAGTCAAAGAGGCAGCTCCGGAATGAAAAGGATAAGCCACTGCCTCCACTGCTGGCTCGAGTTGGGGGCAACATTGAG GTGTTGGGGTTCAATACCCGTCAGCGGAAGGCTTTCCTCAATGCTGTCATGCGCTGGGGGATGCCACCACAGGATGCTTTCACCACTCAGTGGCTGGTGCGGGACCTAAGAGGCAAGACGGAGAAGGAGTTCAA GGCCTATGTGTCTTTGTTCATGCGCCATCTTTGTGAGCCCGGAGCAGATGGCTCTGAAACGTTTGCTGACGGGGTCCCTCGGGAGGGCCTGAGTCGCCAGCAAGTGTTGACCCGCATTGGAGTCATGTCTCTCGTCAAGAAGAAG gTACAGGAGTTTGAGCACATCAATGGGCGCTGGTCGATGCCTGAGCTGATGCCCGACCCCAGTGCTGACTCGAAGCGCTCCTCCAGAGCTTCCTCTCCTACTAAAACATCTCCTACAACCCCTGAGGCTTCCGCTACAAACAGTCCTTGCACCTCTAAGCCTG CTACTCCAGCTCCAAGTGAGAAAGGAGATGGCATGAGGACACCACTTGAGAAGGATGAAGCTGAAAACCAGGAGAAGCCAGAGAAGAATAGCAAAACTGGGGAGAAGATAGAGACAGAG GCTGATAACCCCAGCCCAGCCCTATCGTTCGGAGAGCGACTAGAGCCAAGGAAGATTCCTCTAGAGGATGAGGTGCCAGGGGTACCTGGAGAGATGGAGCCTGAACCTGGGTACCGGGGGGACAGAGAGAAGTCAG AAGATGTAAAAGGGGACCGAGAGCTTCGACCTGGTCCTCCTCGAGACGAGCCACGGTCCAATGGGCGACGtgaggagaaggcagagaagcCGCGGTTCATGTTCAATATCGCAGATGGTGGCTTCACAG AGCTTCACACACTGTGGCAGAATGAGGAACGGGCAGCTATTTCCTCGGGGAAACTCAATGAGATCTGGCACCGAAGACATGACTATTGGCTTCTGGCTGGGATTGTCCT CCATGGCTACGCACGATGGCAGGACATCCAGAATGATGCTCAGTTTGCCATTATCAATGAGCCATTTAAAACTGAAGCCAATAAGGGGAACTTTCTGGAgatgaaaaataagtttctggCCCGGAGATTCAAG CTCCTGGAGCAGGCGCTGGTGATTGAGGAGCAGCTTCGGCGGGCGGCCTACCTGAACCTCTCGCAGGAGCCGGCGCACCCCGCCATGGCCCTCCACGCCCGCTTTGCCGAGGCCGAGTGCCTGGCTGAGAGCCACCAGCACCTCTCCAAGGAGTCGCTGGCGGGGAACAAGCCAGCCAACGCCGTACTGCACAAGG TTCTGAACCAGCTGGAGGAGTTGCTGAGCGACATGAAGGCGGACGTGACGCGCCTGCCGGCCACGCTGTCCCGAATACCCCCCATCGCAGCCCGCCTGCAGATGTCCGAGCGCAGCATCCTCAGCCGGCTGGCCAGCAAGGGCACAGAACCTCACCCCACACCG GCCTTCCCCCCGGGTCCCTACGCTACACCTCCGGGGTACGGGGCAGCCTTCAGCGCCGCTCCCGTAGGGGCCCTGGCCGCCGCAGGCGCCAATTACAGCCAGATGCCTGCAGGGTCCTTCATCACAG CCGCCACCAACGGCCCTCCAGTGCTggtgaagaaggagaaggaaatggtGGGGGCATTGGTGTCAGACGGGCTGGATCGGAAGGAGCCCCGAGCCGGGGAGGTGATCTGTATAGACGACTGA